From a single Mycobacteriales bacterium genomic region:
- a CDS encoding rhodanese-like domain-containing protein, with the protein MQPTAPEMTPAEAYRRAVAGEVLLLDVREDEEWAAGRAAEAVHLPLSRLDPTAVPADRPVVAVCRVGGRSAAAASALAARGVEVANLTGGMQAWAAAGLPVVRDAGAPGEII; encoded by the coding sequence ATGCAGCCGACCGCGCCCGAGATGACGCCCGCCGAGGCATACCGCCGTGCGGTGGCCGGCGAGGTGCTGCTGCTCGACGTCCGCGAGGACGAGGAATGGGCCGCGGGGCGCGCTGCCGAGGCGGTGCACCTCCCGCTGAGCCGCCTCGATCCGACGGCGGTGCCGGCCGACCGGCCGGTGGTGGCGGTGTGCCGGGTCGGCGGCCGCTCGGCCGCGGCGGCCTCCGCGCTGGCCGCGCGGGGGGTCGAGGTGGCGAACCTGACCGGCGGGATGCAGGCCTGGGCGGCGGCGGGCCTGCCCGTGGTGCGGGACGCCGGGGCGCCGGGCGAGATCATCTAG
- the ilvA gene encoding threonine ammonia-lyase IlvA produces the protein MTVVAEEVEAAAKRLAGVVAPTPVERSPRLSERVDGNVLLKREDLQVVRSYKVRGAYNVVSQLSEQERTRGVVCASAGNHAQGLAYACSALGVQGKVFLPRTTPRQKRDRIAVLGGDVVQVLVVGDSYDEAAAAAFEDAGVSGATLVPAFDHPRTIAGQGTVVLEALSQLDVVPDVVVVPVGGGGLLAGAAVWLGARHPGVRIVGVEPAGAACMAAALEAGEPVRLEALDSFVDGAAVRRAGDVTFPLVRDGGVELVAVAEGRVCTEMLALYQSDGIIAEPAGALAAAALGDVLQVEPGATTLVVLSGGNNDVSRYAEVVERALVHEGRKHYFLVDFPQEPGALRRFLDEVLGPDDDITLFEYIKRSNRETGPALVGIELGRPEDLAALLERMAAAPPEISPVPPDSPLFRFLL, from the coding sequence ATGACGGTCGTAGCGGAGGAGGTCGAGGCGGCGGCCAAGCGGCTCGCCGGCGTCGTCGCGCCCACACCGGTCGAGCGCAGCCCACGGCTGTCCGAGCGGGTGGACGGGAACGTTCTGCTCAAGCGCGAGGACCTGCAGGTCGTCCGCTCCTACAAGGTCCGCGGCGCCTACAACGTCGTCAGCCAGCTGTCGGAGCAGGAGCGCACCCGGGGCGTCGTCTGCGCCAGTGCCGGCAACCACGCGCAAGGTCTGGCGTACGCCTGCAGTGCGCTCGGGGTGCAGGGCAAGGTCTTCCTTCCGCGGACGACGCCGCGGCAGAAGCGCGACCGGATCGCGGTGCTCGGCGGCGACGTGGTGCAGGTACTGGTCGTCGGCGACAGCTACGACGAAGCGGCTGCGGCCGCCTTCGAGGACGCCGGCGTGAGCGGCGCGACGCTCGTACCGGCCTTCGACCATCCGCGCACGATCGCCGGGCAGGGGACGGTGGTGCTCGAGGCGCTGTCCCAGCTCGACGTCGTGCCCGACGTCGTGGTCGTCCCGGTGGGCGGCGGCGGGCTGCTCGCCGGCGCCGCCGTGTGGCTGGGCGCACGGCACCCGGGGGTCCGGATCGTCGGCGTGGAGCCGGCGGGCGCGGCCTGCATGGCCGCCGCGCTCGAGGCCGGCGAGCCGGTGCGCCTCGAGGCTCTCGACAGTTTTGTGGACGGAGCGGCGGTGCGCCGCGCGGGCGACGTGACCTTCCCGCTGGTGCGTGACGGCGGCGTCGAGCTGGTCGCGGTGGCCGAGGGCCGGGTCTGCACCGAGATGCTGGCGCTCTACCAGTCGGACGGGATCATCGCCGAACCCGCCGGCGCGTTGGCCGCCGCGGCGCTCGGCGACGTCCTGCAGGTCGAGCCGGGAGCGACGACGCTGGTCGTGCTGTCGGGCGGCAACAACGACGTGAGCCGGTACGCCGAGGTCGTGGAGCGCGCCCTCGTGCACGAGGGTCGCAAGCACTACTTCCTCGTCGACTTCCCGCAGGAGCCGGGGGCGCTTCGTCGCTTCCTGGACGAGGTGCTCGGACCGGACGACGACATCACGCTGTTCGAGTACATCAAGCGCAGCAACCGCGAGACCGGCCCGGCCCTGGTCGGTATCGAACTCGGCCGCCCGGAGGATCTGGCTGCGTTGCTCGAGCGGATGGCTGCCGCTCCGCCGGAGATCTCCCCCGTGCCGCCGGACAGCCCGCTGTTCCGGTTCCTGCTGTAG